The genomic stretch CTAAAGTGTGCTGAATCGGTTCTAAGCCTTTCAGCCTACCTGGGTACTCTTCTTAGTCTTTAGCCTAACCTGGTTTTATTGTTGCTATTTCTAAGCATGCTCTGTAACATGAGCAGATGGCAAGATGATAAACCAGTGCACAGGGATTGTCGTTGAGATAGATGCATTTAAGAACTCCGCTATCATTCTCACCTCAACATGGCTTTTCTGCACCAAGAAACCTTTGGATGATTGGACAAAAAAGGAGTACGCTACTGAGGCAAAGGTAAAATCTTAAACAAATCATGCAATTAAGTCATAGCATCATTGTTCAGATTACATATAAACCCACAAGAGCAATGCACTTATGTCAATGAATTGTGGGATATGATCTAATGGAAAATCAACACCTTTTGATGTCTATATGCCACTCAAGTTGTATTTTCTTATGACATGATGATGGGTTCTAGTGCGGTGTGCTAAATGTTAGCTGGGAAATGCCATTGTCTTGATAGTATTTGCTTTGAGCTAATCAAAGTCTGAGTCAATCTGCCTATGTTTTATGAATTGTGTAAAAAAGACCATTTGAAACTAAGAACATTAGTTTCAAACTAAAAAAGGAAAATATCCTCTTTTGTATATTATTGGCAAATGTTTGACCTGGTCTATTTGACTCTTGGAGTCTTTTGAACACCAGTTTTGGAGTTCCTACATATAAATTCTGAACACGGCTCTTGGATATTCAACTCTTTTAGTTAATTTTTTTCAGGTTAATGTTCATATGTTGGACGACTCAACTTTAGAGTGTCGTTTGATGTTCTTCAGCGAGCACTATGAAATAGCCTTCTTTGAGATTAGTGGGGATATTTCATTGAAGGCTTTGTCATTGGAACGTAATGTGGAGTTAGGCCAGGATGTATTTCTATTGGCTAGAGATACAAATTTGAATCTGATTTATAAGCGAGACAAGGTACAACTTGTAGATCCTTGTGAACATCAGCAAAATCACTATCAATTCCTCAACGGTCCAATTCCTCAGGTTATAGTCATCTTTTCTCTTCGgcttaattttatttaaatttcaatTACCAAATCTCAAGTGTCATTCTGCATGCAGTGTGGAACTGGAGGTGGAGTGCTGGATGCTGGTGGAAAAATTGTAGGGATGCTATTCTACAAATTGCCTCTTGTTGCCTTCATTCCAAGCTCTCTTATTCTTAAATGTTCAACCATGTGGCAACATTTTAGGTAAGCGTTATTTTACTAAGCTTGATTTAGTATTGAAGTGATTGGAAATTTGATGCTTTTGTAATGCTCTATTTATGTGCGCATTAAATATCTTAATATAGCAAATATTGTAGTGTAACTAAGTAATTAGTCATAATGTGAGTATCTTGTTTAGATGAAATAATGTATGTTGGGCTGACATAGAAAGATAAAGAAATAAATGTTGTGACATCGCACTTTTTTGTGCTCCATTTTGCACTGGGGATAAATAGTAAATTCATATGTTGTAATCACATTCTTCAACTGAACTCAACAATTTAATGACTATTGTATGTAGGCAACTTGCTCGACCCCAGCTTGGCTTGAAGCTAAGGACATTAGCATTTCTAGATATTCCCCGTATTGAGTTGATGTCACGTAAATTCAGTATTTCCTCTGGTCTCATTGTTGGAGAGGTACACCTATCTGATTTAGCCCTTTATCTAAGCATTTATTATGCTGTAACCAAGATGTAACTCTTGCAAATTGTTACCAGATTTCAGCGAAATGTGATGCTGAGAAGCTTGGCATTAGGGCAGGGGATATTATCTTTTCATGCCAAAAAGAGCGTGTTTCAAGTATTGTTCAGGTAAAATTCTAGTCCTTATATGTATAGATCTGTGACATTTTGTTTTACTTGGTTTTACCTGTTCATTTCAGCTGGAACATGTGTTGTTGGGTGTTGCTGAGGAGCATCTTgagaaaagcaatgatctcagctCTAAAGTTGAGGTTGAGGTCTGTTTCTATCCACATCCAGAAAATGCCCAAACCACTTGTGCATTTTCATTTGAAACTAACCTTTTGTTGATCTTATATGGAGTATAAATATTCTTTTGGTCTCTTACAAGTTATCATCACTTATAGATATCGAATAAAAATATTACTCCTTTTGGCTTCGTAGATCGGTGTATTTCATGTGCGCAAACGTATACAGAGATTCATCACATTAAGAGTAGAGTTGTCAGATCATCTTGAAGTATTTCACTCAGGTAATACATACCTCCTTTATCTTATTATAGATCGTATTACCATGCCCTGTTTGaatttatttatttgcaataAAAATTCTTAGCACACGAGGCAATATGCAAAAATAGCCCCACTTCATGATTGACGAGCTCATGGATCAGTCTTGGATCCATGATATTGATGCAAAGGTGCAAAAAACTTTGGCACCATGGTATCCAGGCGGGTAATGAAGCAATAAAGCTCCAGCTCTTCATGTACATCCCTGGCCATCAATGGGAAGTGCCAGCTGTCTTCATAGCATCCTTAGATTCATCCATGTAACTCTTCATCATCAACCACAACAACAAAACCCAAACATTttgtcccaagcaagttggggtaggctagatccATCCATGTCACTCACTGAAAAATAATATAATTCCTTAACTTCCATGGCTCCAAAAAAGTCAGTCGTAGCAATATTCAGATGTCTGTCTGTTTTGCTCATCCAGCAAGCATCATTTAGCCACCTAATAAAAAATGTGGCTAgtattcaatataaaaatattagacTTGATCCCAGCCATGTCGGCCACCTCACTTAAAAAAGTCTTATCATTCAGCAGTTGGTGTTTCCCTAGGTCGACCCTAGTCAGAACAGTTTTGTTGCTGAAAAGCTGAAGAAATACATTTATGCGAGGAGGGAAGGCTAAATGTCAAACTGCAGGGGTACATAGGGGCGTAACTCCCCCAAAGTTAACTACTCCGTCCCTTCCTTTTTATAAGTCAAAGAGAGGTTGTAGTTTATATAAGGATTTTTCAGACAACTTAGCTTTACTATTCAGATCCCATTTCAAACGATCAGATTCCAGAAACAGATTGATATATTTGTTCATAATGTAAAGGGATTGTATGGATGGACCTGACCCAGTTTGAAGAATTATGCAACAAGAACAGTCCCAGGGGGCAGCTCTGTCCTTGGTTGGCTCAATTGGTTCATCCATCAGCTTCTTTTAGTGGATTGTAGGGATAGACCTGACCCTGGTCAGCTCGGTTATGGAAGATGGCGGCTGACCTTAGCTCGGACGAGGAAAACCAAGCCATTGGTAGAAAAAGGTGGAGCCAGGGGACGTCCCTTCCCCCTACGATTTATCTGATTTTGCCCTCCAAAATTGCGAGATATATACCCTAATACACCAGGACTATTCGGTAGAGCTTTGTCTCCTATGCTATGGTTGTAGATCTCATGTTTTCTTGTCTATGCTAATCTGCTTATGACATGGTTATTGGGTTCCAGTGTTGTGTATGTGATGGCATTATGGCAAGGTTCTAGTGCTGTTCAAAGTCTGAGTCAATCTATGTATGTTTTGTGATTTGTCTCTGTTGGGAACTTAACGGGATATCTATAATCCTATATTGTTCTACGGATCCTCCTTTCTGCTGTAACATGTGACCATCTCCAGCATTATGACTTCGTGGTCTTCTTGCCAGTCGCCATCACTGCATCCATCTTACTAGTGTCCGTAACAACTACAGCCTGGCATACCATTCCAAACTTTTGAAAATTTTAACACAACTCTTGGATATTCGACTGTGATGTCAAACGAAAAATGGATATATTGACAGGAATGTGCTGAACTAACTTCATGTTTCTTAAAATGCAGACGATGAAGATGCTAAGGCAGAAGGAAACACGGGAGAGGAAGGGCCCGCAGCAGCTGCATGTGAAGCAAAGCCATGAAGAATGTGGAGGTGATCTCTATCCATGACTTCTTTGTAATGGTCATCAGATATTTAGCTAGACGCTACCTAGGATTTTTGCTGTATACTCTGAAGAATGGATCACTGCCCCTGAAGTAAGGAAGTAGATGTAGTGTTGGTATCTTTTGGATGGAACTTGCTTGATAGTGTTAGTTTTTATGGTACTGTTCTGGATTCTGGATCATGCCCTAGTACTACAATTGCAAGCTGTTCTGGATTATGTTATTGTGGTCAGCATGTATGCATCTGGTTTTGAAAACAAAACTTGTAATACTTGCTATATTGCTAATTGTTACTCTCTCCGTTCACTAATGCAAGACCTTTTAGCTTTTTGTATATTCACCCATTTTGATATGTATCTAGTCCGCTTTAAAATATCTAAACGCTCTTACGTtagtgaacagagggagtacttcaTTTTAGTGTTGTGGATGCTAACTTGCActattactgaagattttgttTGTTACAACTTGGTTTGGATGGAGTGGTTTATATTGCCGAAATATTACATGTAGAATTGGTGATCTCGCACAACACCCTATCCACTCTCATCAAAATGAGTTCACCCCATCCGTGTGTCAAACTTTTGACCAACCCATAAACTGGCTCGGCTCCACCCAATCCCTTTGTTGATCTCAAGCCAAGCACATCCTAAGAGCCCAGTCCAAGTAGGAACACAACAATTGTTTCTTCCTTCCATTTCCAAACTGCCACTTATTAACCCAACTTTGCAGCTTGACAGGCCCCATAACCCCTTTCTGAAAAGGGTCAAGTTAGATGTGGGTCGTAACAGTTATTAGGGCTATGAGTATCATATTTATAATCCACATCCTGCTTCCAGATTTATTACCTGATTCGTTGTATCAATGAACCCAAGATGCCAACAAGCAAAGGTTGAAATCTTTCATGTTTGTAATTCCCAGGCCAGAAGAAAATCTAGCTGTAAACATAGGGCTTTGCTTTCCCTGCTCCTGTCCTTTCATTGTTTTTAGGATTGACTAGCttaagttttttctttttctattgctGGTACTTTGTAACACTTCTACGTCATCTTCGCGTTTTCCTTCTAATGCAGACAACACATTTGGGCGCTTGTTTGAGAaagaaaaaaccctcctctgataCATAAGTCCCGATCTAGTTGAGTGGTACCTTTGTTTCCTTTGCTCACTGGTTACCTGTTAGGCAATTATTTTCCCAATCAAAACATACATAGGTTACTCACAGTATTTCTGCTTGTGAAGATATGTGTATTTCCAACAATGTTAATTTTCTTAACGATATCTTTAAATGTTTTTACAATTTGGTATATATATTGTCTCGATGAAAGGGCACAACTGCGGTTTAGACCATGTCATTTTTGTATTGTACATCCCACTCCATCGATGTAGAGTCACAGTTATTTGCTCCATATTCCCATAACATCACCAGATCACAACAATAAAATTCCTTAATTTCTGTGGTCTTGTGATGTCCTTTTCTACATTTCCaagttttattttgtttgtttgtttgttcgtttgtttgttttactgctgttcatTCTAAGTTGTGTCATATACTCATAGCTGTGATCTTTCTTGCAGCAGTAGACTTGACTACAGGGGCATGCTACATTGCAGGTGCCAGGAGAACATATTCTTTCCAGCTTCCCTGGCCGATCTGATTGACTTTTATCTGTCCCCGATAACTCTTACTGTGCTAGAAACCTGCGCTAAATATTACTATGATCATGATGGGACAAAACTATGGCATGCTAAAAACGTACTGACCCACTCATTAGTCTTGATGCATGGTGACTGTTGTTTTTGTTCAAGCTAAGACGTCTACGCTGATTTTGATGAAATCTGAAGTGCGGGCTAATTTCTCCTGCTTGATCATGTACCGCTCCCTTTCTGTTGCATACTTGAGTGCGAGTAGATTGATATGTTCCTTCATTTTACATGCACTGTGAATGCGTTTGTCGGATGGGGGATGATAGCAGTGACAATTTTGATGTATACTTGACTGTTGTGACTCAACATTGAGATGTGCCTTGATGTTAGCAATTGCGATGATGCTGTGTTGTTCAGGCTGAAAAGCTTGAGGTTACGGATTCCAAATCATTTCCCCAACTTCCGTAGCAGAAAGACAAATTGAAGAGATGCTTTTGATTTGTATATTTGTATCCCAACAGCAATCTGGATCCCGGAAGGCACACCCGCATGTCAGTGAGTAAAAAGTTGCTATGAAGACCAAGACGATTAATGGTTTCCCtcggacaaaaaaaaaaaacacgaagTTTGGTTTCTACGGCCAGGCCCCTCTACCAATACCTGCATGGTTTTAACGTATGCTGCCAAAGCAAATGAAGGCAGATGTGAACACTTGGTATTTGTTTGGTTCGCAGGGTTATAAAAGCACATTATCTTGTACATGATCTGTTTGGTTCGTACGATCCTAAAAACATAAACATATGATTGGAATGTacatgcaaaacaaaacaaaggatTGAAAAACACTGGAATTCTGCCAACATGaataagaaaaaatataggatcttTAATAAACATGGTCAAATCAAAGTCAGACACATGAGAAAGTATAACTATGATGTTATTATGCCACTGGATACATTAATATTGTTCTTCATGCGTAGGAATTTGAAGAACGGGTCCAAATGATTGTAAAATTTTGAGTTTTTTTTCTATAAAACTGAAATCAAAGGAATTTTTCGTGCGTTTTTCTTTTGCTCAATTCGTTTGAACAAAATGGATGAATAGTATCATTGTAGGAAAATGTTCTATTCATTGATAATGTTCGAAATCCTAATAGAGTAGCAACAACGGAAAGGATGGTGGGTGCCAATTCAATAGAATGATTGCAAAGAGGACAATTCCCACAATTTGGCCAGCCTCTCGGTGTTGTAGACGTTCGGTAGTCCAAACTCGATTTTGAATGATAAGCCACAAGAATAGCTTGCATTTGGGAGGGGCCCAATTCTTCCAAACAGAGATGTTCATTCGTGATCAAATGGTGCCAGCGAAGTGGGCCTTATAGGCCGAGGCCGAGGAGTAGGACCCGGAGGTAGCAAGCTTCACACAATAGAGTCTGTAGTGGATTAGTCGAGTTGTAGTTGGTAGGTGAAGGACTAAAGCCCAAGCATCATCCATAGTTACGGTGCGGACACGACAATTCTTATTCTTTGAGAGGGCAAAGATGGAGAGGCGATAAATTTGTTGTTGATCCCATTGGCCCTAGGGTCATGCGAAAAGGTGCATTCCTAACTAATAATGAATTAGGCAAGACTATGATTCACCTGGGTGATCGGTCATCTGGGTGTGATTCGCGCGTCGTGTTGTAGTCTCGATGGTGTGCCAACGTTTCCAGTTAGCTCCTCGCCTAACAAGAACCTCCTCCTTCGCCAGTTCCTCTCCTCTTATGTTGCTAGTCCTTCTCCTCCTGTCCAAATTGAGCCATGGGGAATGCGTCCATGGTTGACCTAAGGTGTAGATTTGTATTAGAGCTAGCTCATGGGAGATGGTAGGTCGAGGGGAATGTCATGGCGAGTCGGATTCATCGTCATCAAGCCATGCCCGGCTAAGTTGAAGCTCCAATACAGGTTAGTTTTTCGCAAATATGCCGCATGGTGTTTTTCACATGTTGCGAATGTGTGTGTTTTGCTGCAAACACACAAATGGGATGATGCAATGATTTTTGTACTCTGCTGCAAATGTTTCCTTGAACCGCTGCAAACATTGTCCTCCATGCTACCTAGATGTGCTGATTTTTATCTCAGaaatttgtgtgacatgtgggggTTTCCAGCAACCGGTAGGGATATGATACATATTCTTTTTTTTGCTGCATAGGTGTTTTGAAATGCTGCGATGTTTTTTTTGGATAGTTTTGAACCAACCAATGTATGAAATGATGCAACCACTCTACAATAGTACAACATTTTGCTGCGCAGACAGGGTATGATGTATGTTGTATGGATTGTACCGACAAGATTTCTAGTTTTACAAAAACAGTTGCGGAGGTAGACGACTTTCCCCTATCATCGGGATAACGCTGAATTCTTCTTGCTCCTTTTCCGTCAGATTTGTACTAAAAGAAGTACCAACCTACCTCCCCACCAGATCAGGCACATCAGAGTAATGCTACAACTAGGGAGAGAATTTGCCGTGATAGTTTTGCCCTTATTTTAGCAACAACGTATTATATCAGACACAAATTGTTATTAAAAAATTTCCAAATGGATGATTAGTAATAGTACATGTGTTTTGGCCCCACTCCTTTATTATCATCAGTGTAATGTTATTCGTAATTGTGTGCTACTCCCTTCGATCATGTTTAATCAACACCAAA from Lolium rigidum isolate FL_2022 chromosome 4, APGP_CSIRO_Lrig_0.1, whole genome shotgun sequence encodes the following:
- the LOC124708509 gene encoding uncharacterized protein LOC124708509, with translation MMTESRGQGSNLLLGGAVGEVAPESTTRSPPRLPSDPGSPAASSPRPSMEEMSESDSGSARGTKRKRVTEPRDGDSAGSGSDSSGSPFRRPKAPLMPICTEEDGTVLYGFTDDQDVMDKYHDDMQKYIKKRDRHKRMLTLAPSSVTERRTVKETESVLKCAESVLSLSAYLDGKMINQCTGIVVEIDAFKNSAIILTSTWLFCTKKPLDDWTKKEYATEAKVNVHMLDDSTLECRLMFFSEHYEIAFFEISGDISLKALSLERNVELGQDVFLLARDTNLNLIYKRDKVQLVDPCEHQQNHYQFLNGPIPQCGTGGGVLDAGGKIVGMLFYKLPLVAFIPSSLILKCSTMWQHFRQLARPQLGLKLRTLAFLDIPRIELMSRKFSISSGLIVGEISAKCDAEKLGIRAGDIIFSCQKERVSSIVQLEHVLLGVAEEHLEKSNDLSSKVEVEIGVFHVRKRIQRFITLRVELSDHLEVFHSDDEDAKAEGNTGEEGPAAAACEAKP